aaaaaaaatgacttgCCAAGGAGAGTTTCAAGAGTTCACAGTCACATATGGGATCTTTGATAATCCAAATACGATAAATATTTTGAAACCAAAATAATAGTATGTACATTATCCCCGAATCAACAACTATTAAGCTTGATTTACTATTTCAACATTATGGGATCCATAAGTTAGATTGCCCttatttttatgagataaaaCTAAGATTGTGTTGTTTTATGAGAGAAAAGTAATGTTAGTTTTGTAAAAACAATGCTTTGGGACACATCAGAATCAGCACCAAAGTGCACTTGAACTGACCAAACACCACTCAAATTGGGTTAGCAAAGGAAAGGTCCGGGCCTCATGACCATTAACAGTCTCCAAACAAGCTTAATTCAGCAAGAAACAACAATGAACTACATAAGAAATACAAAGTGCAGAAAGCACAAACGAGCAACAAACATGAACATATTATCGCCGGGGTTATAAATCCTCCAACAAACACAAAGGACCCAACAGGAGACATCAACCATCTTGCACCTATTCCTACTTGGCTATAAATCCTCCAACTATTGCTGCAATTATAGCTGTCGGATCTCCCAATATAGCAGAGATGATGATACGCACAGCACTGCCTGCAATCTGGCCGCACCTCTCAACCTTCCCCAGCCTCCCCCTGTGGTGGCTCTGCATTGGGCCCCTCAGGCTTGGAATCTTAGTTTGTATATCCCTAACCTTATTCCTGTCCAAGTTCAGATGTATAGCTTGCCAACTCTCCGCTAGTAGCTCCTTCACACATGACACATGAAGTGTGTAGTTCTTGCAATCTGACCTATAGGACCAGCCCAATCCTTTGCCCCCACATCTGAGGCAAATGCTTGAAACCCTTAGGCTAAGGTAGAAATTTCTTTCTCCATCATCAAGGCAATGTGGGAGGTTGGCACAGCATGGATGGAGATCGAAATCACATCTCATGCAGTGATAAACAAAGCCAAGAACATCTTTCCTACATGCATCGCAAACTCTCATGACAGGACCAGGAGGTTTGCTATAGAAGCGGAACTCGCATTTCTTGTAGAAGTGGTGTGAGATCATGCTTGGTGCAAGGGCACAAGCTTTGTGTAGGTCGAAGTCGCATGCATCACATTTGTACTTGAGGCCTATGCCTGCTTCCTTGCAGCCATCGCAGCGAAAGGGGATCTCGGTGTACTCGCTCTTGAGCTTATGTTGTGGATGGCTTGGGTGGAAGAGCTCTTTGTCTAGCTTCATGGGTCCCTACTGTTTCTATTCTTTCTTTGTTCCTATCCTAGCTACTCGACTATAGAAGAACGGGTAGGTTTAAATAGTGTCTTCATGTCCTTTGAATTGGTGAAGGAAGTTTTCTATTAGTATAATTCAAGCATCTTCTTTGCTTAATTGCTGCAAGAAAGAATAATACCCAAAGGATACGTGGCATTGGTAAACTATTGGGAGGGTtgtggagaaagaaaaagaaaagcaattgATGGAATCAATTCCACAGACATATCAAGATTTTGCTTTATGGAAGTTTTGCAGGTAAGAGAGAAGTCTGAATCTTCCTCAGCAAAGGAGTTTGAGGTCTTAATTATATGAGGAACCATATATTTGTTTTGATGGGAAAGAGAAGCCATGCATGTCTGCAGCTCAAAATGCAGGCAAGTATATCCATCTAATTTCTACAATAATATATGAGAAATCTCAAATTATTGCAGAAGATCAGACGGATATGCTTATCTACATTTTGTGCTGCAGGTATTGCTATTTTGCTTTCTCTTTATCTGTTTCTTTTCTATTAAATAATCAGTGATTGTTTTAGTTTTAAATTCTTTGGAATATATTCACACCTGCCTGGTAAAAGTAGGAAAGGTATATCAAAGAGAATTGGCCCTGTAACGCCTTGCAATTAGTAGTCAAAGAAACCTGTTAAAGGCTTGCTCCCGTGGACATCTTTTGCTCTACGTCTTTTGCATTCTAGAGGCCGTGGATGGGCAAAATGTTGCCCATCTTGAAAATGAACGAAGATCGCCCATCTCTCAACCCATCCATGCCAGCCATGTTTGATATGGGAACATGATGATACGACAGCCGTCCATTTCTGAGATGGACGATGTGCCCCTGATCCAACCATGCACAACCCACTGCAGTGTAAAACAAGTACTGCGGTGGATCCGAACTCCTTACAGGGAGTTGATGCATGAACATTGTTAGGAAAGAACCAAAGCTAATCTCCTTGAAGGCAGAAAATTGCTCACTTTAGGTGGACGCAATGTCCCGCTGCAAATTTGGTCAACGATGGAGAGCTATGAAAGACTATCAAAATGAGACTTTTGACCACTTAAAGCTAGAAAACCTACCAGATTGGAGTCTCAAATTTAGAGAAGGTTTATTCTCCCTAACATACGTCTTGAACTTCAATAGCAAGAATCATTCCATTCTCTCGGTATTATCTTCGAACAAATGAGTGTCTATCACATTCATTTAGTCGCCCATGATAGATAACTGatctcaatatttaaaaaaaaaaaaaaaaaaagaaaccataTTAGGTTGCAAGGTAGTAACAGAATTAATTACAAAAACACTGCCATCAACTAGTTTAAATGGCTAGTAGGATTCAAAAGGAAACATCTATGTTCAAAAGGGCTACAAGAACCTCTCTAACCACTGTTACATTGACGCCAGCAGGCTGAGACATTATAGCTTGATAAATGCTTCTGAGTTCTCCCACATTTGTCACAGACCGGGTGACCGGTTAGCTTCTTTGAGATCTGGTATGGTGATCGATAGATAATTCAGGTTAGAAGCAGGTGGGAGAGGCTGGGTTCACACACGATTATCTCCAATAACTAGTTGTAAGCACTTGGCGTCATCGTCTGTTGAACAAAAGAAACTGAAGATGTGTTATCCACTTACTTATTTTAGCTAGCAAGAAAAGGGCAACAATATCCATCTATTTTAGCTAGCAAGAAAAAGACAACCAAGATTTGTTATCCAATTGGTCTACTTACTCAAAATGGCGCTAATGATTTGTTATCCAGCTGAtctacttacttattttagctAGCAAGAAAAGGAAAAGATTTGCTATGAATCATTTCTTAATCTGTACAGCTTAGCTAGCATtctagatcattcttttgaattctaGATAGTCCTTTTCATTTGTATAAAAAAGAGAACCTCCTCATTAGTTTTTCAATCAAGAaatatgaagataattttttcttcattttagctTTCTCTGTTTGCCTTGTTTgcatggtattagagccacgatcATTGTGGCCTAGAATATTCTAAGTTTTGTGATGATTAAAACTCATGGAAGAGAAAGCTCAGTCCGGTGTTCAGATCGACAGAGTTCCTACTGGCAATCCTTACAACCTTCTGAATTCTGATGATCCGGGCATGCTCCTGGTAAGCGCTCCCTTAACTGGATTGAATTACTTATCATGGAGTCGGATGAAGATCGCACTCAAGGCTAAGGATAAACTTGGCTTTATAAATGAAAAATGTGTTATGCCTGATGTTGAATCACCATTGTTTGAGAAATGGCAACGAGTCGATAGCATGGTGCTGTCATGGATTTTGAACTCTATCTCTAAAAATCTAGTAGAGGCATTTCTCTATGTAACTACTGCATGTGAACTCTGGAATGAACTTGAACAAAGATTTGGTGAAAGCAATGGCCCGTTGCTTTACCAAATTAGACGAGAAATTAGCTCGTTCTCTCAAGAAATATATCGGTGATGGTATATTTTACAAAGTTGAAAAAGCTTTGGGATGAGTTATCTTGCTTGAGGAATTTTTCGATCTGTACATGTGGGGCTGCAAAAACTGTTGCAAGTATTGAGAATGAAGATAGGTTGATACAATTTCTTATGGGTTTGAATGATAGCTACGATCATGTCCGCAACCAGATCTTGTTGCTCGATCCATTACCCGCCGTGAATAAAGCATATTCTATGGTGCTTCGTGTTGAAAAACAGCGTGAAGTTCTCTTTACTTCAGATTCGATGGATCACGCCGGGGCAATGATGGTTAAAGGATTGAAGGCTGAAGGTACAAAAGAGActaatattcaaaaaaatcagaATTCTAGTAGCAACAAAAAGCGTGACTTTGCTAGAAAGGAGGATCGATTTTGTACCCATTGCAAGGTACAAGGTCATATGCGTGACACATGTTTTAAACTACACGGCTATCCAGAAGGAGCTAAAGCAAAAACGTGCTAATCAACAGAATCAGGCATACACAGCCCGAGTTCATGAAACCCCTATGGATGATGATCCACTCAATCCTCCATCTCAGCCAAGTGATCGGAGCGCTAATCTGTCCACCGTAATTCAGCAAGAAATAGCAAAGTATATGAAAGAAAAGGTGACCATGGAGCCAAACACTGTCAATTATTCGAACTTTGCAGGTAATGAACCTCATTGGTGTCTTCTTAGCAAAGGTAATGAGAATATTGGTACCTGGATAGTTGATACAGGTGCAACCAGCCACATATGCTCAAATATACAAATGTTTTCTCAACCACATAAACCACCTAACCCCTCACCCATATACTTACCCGATGGGACCAAACAAAATGTCACATGTATAGGCACTATTTCTTTACATCCAAAAATAACTCTCATAGATGTGTTGTATGTGCCCTCTTTCAAGTACAATCTTCTTTCAGTCAGTAAACTTCTACAATCTACTAATACTAtggtttattttttttcttctcattgtACTTTGCAGGACCATTGGACTAAGGAGATAATTGCTATTGGAAAAGAATATGTTGGTTTATACAAACTTGATTCTTCATCATTCACACACACTCCTTCACAGTTTGTTTTTCATAAAAGTTGCAATAATGTTCAGTCTATCACAAACTCTTGTGCTCTATGGCATGAACGTTTAGGTCATGTATCCAAGTCTACATTGTTCAAAATCCCAAATATCAATATTTCTATTAAAGATTCTCTACCTTGTGAAGTTTGTCCTTTGTCAAAACAGCAGCGATTACCTTTTCCAATCAGTACAATTTCTAGTAAAACTGTGTTTGAATTTATACATGTAGACTTATGGGGACCATATCATATTCATACAATCACTGGAGCAAGATTTATTCTAACCATTGTAGATGACTTTAGTAGAACAACTTAGGCTTACCTAATGAGAGATAAAACCCAAACCCTATCTCACCTCACTATGTTTTTGAATTTAACAGAAACACAATTCCAGAAACAAGTGCAATTCATTTGCACGGATAATGGCTCGGAATTCATCAATGCCTCTTGCCAATCTATGTTCCAAGACCGAGGGATCCTTCATCAAAAATCTTGTCCTcacacacctcaacaaaatggagtgATTAAGAGAAAGTACAAACATATGTTACAGGTAGCTCAAGCACTCTTATTTCATTCCCATCTACCTAAATAATTTTGGGGTGAAGCCATACTTACAGCTGTCTGCTTAATAAATAGATTACCTTCCTCGGTTTTAAATTGAAAAACACCCTTCGAAGTTTTATATCACAAATTACCAAATTATAAACACCTTAGAGTCTTTGGTTGTTTATGTTTTGCCACCAACACCAAGCCACACAAAACAAAATTTGAACCACGAGCTACAAAATGTCTGTTTCTTGGATATGCATCTGGGTACAAAGCATATAAGGTCTATGATATCAAATCACACACAGTATTTATGTCAAGAGATGTAGTCTTCCACGAGTCCATTTTTCCTTATAAACATGAGCCTTCCATTTCATCATCTAGTCAATATCCTTCATCCATAATTTCTGTACCCATCATACCTGTGACTACACAAAATGATTTTTTCACCCCTATTTTCAATGTTCCAGTTCAGTGTCCACCGCCATCACCTCATCAAGAGTCGTGTCCTACACCACCTATTGTACCTCTTATTGCACTTTTTCATAGAAGTACAAGGATGGTCTCAAAACTAGCTTGGCTACAAGATTTTGTAGCACAAACTACACATGACAATTCTTTACCAATAGTTTTACCTCCTAATCAAGATGGTTCTACAGGTACATCTTTTTTCCATAACCATTTTATTTCTGCTCCTACCTTTAatcatgattatcttacttttatTGCTAATGTATCAAGTGTCCAGGAACCATCTTCTTATCATCAAGCTAAGAATGATGTCCAGTAGGTTCAAGCCATGAATCAAGAATTGGATGCCTTCGAGCACAATAATATATGGCAGTTGATTGAACTTCCAGCAGGAAAAAGATCCATAGCTTCAAAATGGGTATATCGTATAAAGTACAAGCCGGACGGCACAGTAGATAGATTCAAGGCCCGGCTGGTAGCTATGGGCTATAACCAGATTGAAGGAATTGATTATATAGACAGTTTTTAGCCGATTGCTAAAATAGTTACGGTGCATATTTTTCTTGCCATTGCTTCAGCCAAACAATGGCCTATTCATCAAATTGATATCAACAATGCATACCTTCATGGTTTCATTGACGAAGATCTTTATATGATACCGCTAGAGGGTTATACAAAGGCATGCAATGGCCAGGTGTATAAGCTTATTAAATCCCTTTATGGGTTGAAACAGGCGGGGCATCAATAGAACAAACAGTTTACAAACAAACTCAAGGAGTTCGGTTTCACTCAGTTATCTTCTGATCATTGTCTATTCATCAAATCCTCTGGAGATGATTTTCAAGCTCTTCTTGTTTATGTTGACGACATCCTTATCACCGGTACAAATGAGCATTCCATTTTTTCCATTAAGAAGTTTCTTGATGCTGAGTTCACCATTAAAGACATGGGATATGTTAAATACTTCCTAGATATTGAGCTTGCTCGATCATCAGAAGGTTTATTTATCAGCCAATGCAAGTATATACTTGACATGCTACAAGACGTTGGGCTTTCTAATGCTAAACATGTCCCTTTTCCCATGGCAAAAGCTCTTCGTTTATCACCAAATATGGGAGATTTAATGCCAGACCCAGAAAAGTATCGAAAAGTTGTTGGAAAATTATTATACTTAAGTCTGACTAGACTAGACATTACGTACTCTGTTCAACAACTCAATCAATTCCTTCAATCACCAAGGATTCCTCACTGGCAAGCTGTTgtacaagttttcaaatacttACGAGGATGTCCTTCCAAGAGAGTATTTTTTCCAGCAGCATCATCCTTCAAGCTTTAAGCTTATTGCGATGCTGACTGGGCAGCATGTCCAACAAGCCGTAGATCAATCATGAAATTTTGTATCTTTTTGGACTCTGCTCTTATCTCATGGAAATCAAAGAAATAAATGATCGTGAGTCGTTCTTCAGCTAAGGTCGAATATAGAAGCATGACCAGCACAGCTTGTGAGCTCAAGTGGATTTCatttcttcttcaagattttcaGATTTCCCTCCATACTCCCATTCCATTGCATTGCAACAATCAAGCTGCCATTCACATCAGTAACAACCCAACGTTCCATGAACGTACAAAACATATCGATATAGATTGTCATGTTGTTCGGGATCATGTAAACAACGGGTTTCTTCAAACTATTCACACTCCATCTCGTCTTCAATTGGCAGATGTATTCACAAAATCTTTATCTGCTACTGCCTTTATATTCATATTGTCCAAGCTTGGTCTGGTTGATCTTCACCAGCCTCCAGCTTGAGGGGAGGATGAAGATGTGTTATCCACTTACTTATTTTAGCTAGCAAGAAAAGGGCAACAATATCCATCTATTTTAGCTAGCAAGAAAAGGACAACCAAGATTTGTTATCCAGTTGGTCTACTTACTCAAAAGGATGCCAAAGATTTGTTATCCAGCTGAtctacttacttattttagctagcaagaaaagaaaaagatttacTATGAATCCTTTCTTAATCTGTACAGCTTAGCTAGCATTCTAGATCATTCTTTTAAATTCTAGATAGTCCTTTTCATTTGTATAAAAAAGAAAATCTCCTCATTAgtttttcaatcaaaaaatatgaagataattttttcttcattttagctTTCTCTGTTTGCCTTGTTTGCAGAAACCTTTGTAatctttgttgggaatagtatcccaaagtcaatcgtcagtctgttgacggttgtgctcatttttgtatatgtacatgaattatgaattaataaaaattattttaatatttttcatcacaaaatatttcatcttctaatgaacttctatgttgtggtgaagtccttaggaccatttagactcgacaaaggaggatttgtcgtttagtccttaaatctgttcgtgatcaaatgatacgttgttaccaaagacgacaacgtttatcaagcataggtcattgtgtgccatataggttggttgtcctcttaactaatgagtgtggagacactggtatggcatacaggtgagatgtaagggtacatctgcactgaacgtgatcgactccggagctatttctactgtcaagatttgctccgatggaatatgggtataaatatccctccaacctgagaccgccacggtgacttgcaagcaactcactgcacttaggcactggactacctgaatttctaattcagtgacggaaggctgctgggtgtagtcaagtacttgacttatcggtgcgtgtgtcaagatgggattgaccactccagtttaggagctgtgtacagtcgtgtttcaatttagcaaaatcttagccaggatagtctttgtgaggagtcacaggactgtttgagttgagcacgattcggatgatctaatcagggttgacagtttaaccctgagtcgtcttaaacacataggtcaaaaggatgaattatacagtaaccatattcacgtaggttctgagtgttgtgattgcgactattcgacctatccgatcatcgagtaccattgctagatgatcacttcgattagtacaggaattggttcctgtgctaccggcttaggttcgaacctgcgggatcacacacattagaggttcctatctgatctgatggctgatgaagagtcctaatactcgtggactatgagtcctacatgtctgggactctatgatcgagaatcaagattctctgattatgagtcccatacattttgggtaccggggtcaagagtcccactagtttgggactcttcgatcagggttacatatcgatgaattctgatgcccgattatccatcagatttggactcaatatttatgagaggtttaattagtgatttgatcactaattatctcaatttgattgagtaattatttttggatcaagtccaattgaattggattcagttgggtttgacccgataggTTAAGAGTTggcctaatcgtcgagatggtttggtccctgatttgatcatgggttgggcttaatcaatttttgatttgattagaattttattgagcctaattaagcctaattaagttggatttaaattagtctaatttggcctaacttatttggttcaattaggttggtttaaataatgaaatcaccttgacccattctccctgcgccacctcacttccactgcgtccatttgaattcacgagaaggaagttctcataaattttttctcacgcaaagccctcctcatgccctactttaatgcgccaaatgagtggataaggatgattggttggccattcaaattcaaaacaaagtttgaatttgaatgagcaaccaatcttagcactttgaccttatcctcttttagcgccccatttattacacgaaaaaatatttctcatgaaatcactcatgcacaaattaagccactccctcctcttctcacgcccttagtggatagggataaattgatttccatttgaattcaaaatttgatttgaattcaaatatacaattactcatctttatcctctcacatggataagatgtttgacattgttttcaaaggaggagaagagtggggcgtgtgtaagaaaaattttggagagaaaatctgggtatgaggaatccttgtgtgcaaggtgaaggtctatatcctttcaagagaaaaagaaagaaaagaaagaaaaagtgtgcacagggtttcagtgagttcttcaggatttcagtctggagtttgggaagtgagaaggtgagctacgagtgtcgtgagcccaccaaattttagagagatcttcaacattctcttaagcacgtctactgatgatccagagtattcaaagaatcgacagacatcgatcgaaggagttcgatcagcatcggccgtcaaaagggctctacaacgagctagcactcgtgaggagtcgatcagaccggaagcttcatgtggatgatccgcagaggccaaataTGCTGGgtgactgcatcacgatgatcaaactcctccgacgatgatcagattgtgatgatctactatccgcataaaggtattgtgttctgaatatattacagtaaagtgtttactgttcaaattcgaatttcaaatttaaacgcatgcatgctatatatcatatttagatcctagtataagataaatttttattaattaattagattaattaataatttttactgtaaaatagtgattttgaaaaagttttaaaattatcattttacccctgcactaaattttccccaAAAATGATATCatagtgggttcttagatatgatatatatatttgcatgcatagattaagttgtaatctaaaagtttaaatttgaaatttgaattttgaaagttgtttgaaattcaaaattcaaaaatttgaaattcaaaatttaaattttaaattttaaaatttgaaatttgaaatttaaaatttaaaatttggttgaaattttaaatttaaaattcaaaatttaaaattcaaaatttgaaattcaaaatttgaaattcaaaatttgaaatttaaaattgttttgaaatttgaaattcaaaatttaaaatttaaaatttaaaatttaaattttgaaattgatatatttagatatacttgatccaagtagcaagtaatcgaattgggttggttgctatggccgtccggtcataggagaaaagtagggtttaaaggccctctcttcccattcgatggagtctcctatggtggtaggggtgccgatgcgattatatctcatgcagatgaagcagcgaaaggaatattcatgatttattttgattgagttattttctgttatgtaattagcaataggattgctatttatgaaatgtgctgatatatttgtgtaataagtcaacatatttggtgaacagaaaataaaatctttcaaatttgaaaattatttttgaaataccaaaccctgatccatcagtccaaatacttaattaaaagaattaagtgttgtctagtaggtctagaattatgaattaagacctaagataattgcaaaaacttgtgggtcaatgggttagatggattaggtccataattgggttaaacctaaggttagcttaaagaaatggactaaattagagtaattggtcaaatctaatcaaaattgaattagattaggtcaaagatactctagactcaactccaatagttgtagttgaatgggtccatgtctttaactagatcaagatggacttaattcatggcgacacggtggaaccctatttactaagttgatcaaattaaaactaatgaaccggttggtgtctaaggtaagtttggcagtttgaccagttatttttaagcgagagctactcgcagtgattcgatctctgacgagttaatggcttatccccaccactgatctcacttacctggccaacctagtgaattaggttttgattagatcacttggtgattagggctcacccatgtcattaggtaaatcagtttgactgatttaggtgctcctaatgccagctttaa
Above is a genomic segment from Elaeis guineensis isolate ETL-2024a chromosome 1, EG11, whole genome shotgun sequence containing:
- the LOC140854832 gene encoding uncharacterized protein; translation: MKLDKELFHPSHPQHKLKSEYTEIPFRCDGCKEAGIGLKYKCDACDFDLHKACALAPSMISHHFYKKCEFRFYSKPPGPVMRVCDACRKDVLGFVYHCMRCDFDLHPCCANLPHCLDDGERNFYLSLRVSSICLRCGGKGLGWSYRSDCKNYTLHVSCVKELLAESWQAIHLNLDRNKVRDIQTKIPSLRGPMQSHHRGRLGKVERCGQIAGSAVRIIISAILGDPTAIIAAIVGGFIAK